From bacterium, one genomic window encodes:
- the mutL gene encoding DNA mismatch repair endonuclease MutL produces the protein MPNIVLSPEIVNKIAAGEVVERPASAAKELMENSLDAGARQIEVEVKAGGLELLRVSDDGAGMTGDEMELALQRHATSKINSYEDLQDIQSFGFRGEALPSIASVSRFTMVSRPAGSDSAWQLECRGGEITSRKQQAAQPGTTVMVEELFASVPARRKFLKSQATESRKIAELFLSLSLANPGTGFKLISEGRATYDLKSASQDDRIREVLGGELYRTLLKIDYGQKPLRISGYLSGPQNLWPKRREQYLFVNGRLVSDRLASAAIYQGFGPALAGKHPSYVLFLEISPSLVDVNVHPSKVQVRFSDESFVFRTVRAAVEKALFTDQQRPETAGGLNPQNTGYQPWTGPERPGQLQIQEAMALFASGNPEQAGLKNLMSIQPVVAYWQLHQRYILAAIRDGLVMIDQHAAHERILYEELLAARDHRRAQQLLFPVTVELSSREMQVYQQYREVFGSLGFDVKQFSGQTLVMEGLPVSWEQSGDGAALVRGILADLADTSDVNLEPAQRLARSFACRAAVKAGKALNQEEMNHLVDRLFATSSPYLDPHGRPSVIKFTLEDLEHRFGRI, from the coding sequence ATGCCTAACATCGTCCTGTCCCCCGAAATAGTCAACAAGATAGCCGCCGGAGAGGTGGTGGAGCGCCCGGCCTCGGCCGCCAAGGAGCTGATGGAGAACAGCCTTGATGCCGGGGCCCGCCAGATCGAGGTCGAGGTGAAAGCCGGAGGTCTTGAACTGCTGCGCGTCTCCGACGACGGGGCCGGCATGACCGGCGATGAGATGGAACTGGCCCTGCAGCGCCACGCCACCAGCAAGATCAACAGCTACGAAGACCTGCAGGACATCCAAAGCTTTGGCTTCCGGGGGGAAGCCCTGCCCAGCATCGCTTCGGTCTCCCGGTTCACCATGGTATCCAGGCCGGCCGGATCGGACAGCGCCTGGCAGCTGGAATGCCGGGGAGGAGAGATAACCTCCCGGAAACAGCAGGCCGCCCAGCCGGGCACCACCGTTATGGTGGAGGAGCTTTTTGCCAGCGTTCCGGCCAGAAGGAAATTCCTGAAGAGCCAGGCCACCGAATCCCGCAAGATAGCAGAACTGTTTTTGTCTTTATCCCTGGCCAATCCCGGAACGGGCTTCAAGCTTATCAGCGAAGGCCGGGCAACCTACGATCTCAAATCCGCCAGCCAGGACGACCGGATCAGGGAAGTGCTGGGCGGAGAGCTTTACCGCACTTTGCTGAAGATAGACTACGGTCAAAAGCCTTTGCGGATATCCGGATATCTCTCCGGGCCCCAAAACCTGTGGCCCAAGCGCCGGGAGCAGTACCTCTTCGTCAACGGGCGGCTGGTGTCAGACCGGCTGGCCTCGGCCGCCATCTACCAGGGATTCGGCCCGGCCCTGGCCGGCAAGCATCCCAGCTATGTGCTTTTCCTGGAAATATCCCCGTCCCTGGTGGACGTCAATGTCCATCCCTCCAAGGTGCAGGTGCGCTTCAGCGACGAGTCATTCGTCTTCCGCACCGTGCGGGCGGCGGTGGAGAAGGCCCTGTTCACCGACCAGCAGCGGCCGGAGACGGCGGGGGGGCTCAACCCTCAAAACACAGGCTACCAGCCCTGGACCGGGCCGGAGCGGCCTGGACAGCTGCAGATACAGGAAGCCATGGCCCTGTTCGCCTCCGGAAATCCGGAGCAGGCCGGCCTTAAGAATCTGATGTCCATCCAGCCGGTGGTGGCCTACTGGCAGCTGCACCAGCGCTACATTTTGGCCGCCATCCGCGACGGCCTGGTGATGATAGACCAGCATGCAGCCCACGAGCGGATACTATACGAGGAACTGCTGGCCGCCCGGGACCACAGGCGGGCCCAGCAGCTTTTGTTCCCGGTGACGGTGGAACTCTCTTCCCGGGAGATGCAGGTCTACCAGCAGTACCGCGAGGTGTTCGGCTCGCTGGGCTTTGATGTCAAGCAATTCAGCGGACAGACCCTGGTGATGGAAGGCCTGCCGGTCTCCTGGGAGCAGAGCGGCGACGGGGCGGCCCTGGTGAGGGGAATTTTGGCCGATCTGGCCGATACCTCGGACGTGAACCTGGAGCCGGCCCAAAGGCTGGCCCGCTCATTCGCCTGCCGGGCCGCCGTCAAGGCCGGAAAGGCGCTGAACCAGGAAGAGATGAATCATCTGGTGGACCGGCTGTTCGCCACCAGCTCGCCCTATCTGGACCCCCACGGCCGCCCGTCGGTGATAAAATTCACCCTGGAAGACCTGGAACACAGGTTCGGCAGGATATGA